From a region of the Fischerella sp. JS2 genome:
- the cas10 gene encoding type III-B CRISPR-associated protein Cas10/Cmr2, producing MVKNQLENHYYHGVKQPEEARSLIEIGNATNPHGFIAYIYADGNNMGGYIQKIQTPQEYQQFSKDIFDATEKSVYKALAKHLHPHQLKNIKDQDKVQRNGHWIHPFEILTIGGDDVMLIVPADKALAIAKTIGEEFEKQLLNKGTLYESDKTYNSQLVHRYQGEKTISGEEQCKLSMSIGVLITAEDTPIYYAEKLTSQLLKSAKKYAKDLKKHNYYGGTVDFLVMKAVTMISSNIAEFRSQGLIKSGQGKQKLKLYAAPYTLYELGELLETAQVLKDAEFPRSQLYQIRSLLERGKQTAILNYRYFRLRLTNKNAQNLLKTQFEDAWCKPKQQNNNGNLAPWMSLKEDKEGSQEKVTYETIWLDLVDLYPFIKKSQNTSNPSKTQQQTSST from the coding sequence TTGGTTAAAAATCAATTAGAGAATCATTATTATCACGGAGTTAAACAACCAGAAGAAGCGCGTTCTTTAATAGAAATTGGTAATGCCACTAACCCTCATGGATTTATTGCCTACATTTATGCTGATGGCAATAATATGGGTGGTTACATTCAGAAAATTCAAACTCCACAAGAATATCAGCAATTCAGTAAAGATATTTTCGATGCTACTGAAAAATCAGTTTATAAGGCACTAGCTAAACATTTACACCCCCATCAACTCAAAAATATTAAGGATCAAGATAAAGTACAACGTAATGGTCACTGGATTCATCCCTTTGAAATCTTAACTATTGGTGGGGATGATGTAATGTTGATTGTGCCAGCAGATAAAGCACTTGCTATTGCTAAAACAATTGGTGAAGAGTTTGAAAAACAACTTTTAAACAAAGGAACACTTTATGAATCAGACAAGACTTATAACTCACAATTAGTACATCGCTATCAAGGTGAAAAAACAATCTCTGGTGAAGAACAATGTAAATTAAGTATGTCAATAGGAGTATTAATTACTGCTGAAGACACGCCAATTTACTATGCAGAAAAACTTACCAGTCAATTACTAAAATCTGCCAAAAAATACGCAAAAGACCTGAAAAAACATAATTATTATGGTGGAACAGTTGACTTTTTGGTGATGAAAGCTGTAACGATGATTTCTTCCAATATTGCGGAATTTCGTTCTCAGGGATTAATTAAATCAGGACAAGGAAAGCAAAAACTCAAGCTATATGCTGCACCCTATACTCTATACGAACTAGGTGAACTTTTGGAAACTGCTCAGGTTTTAAAAGATGCAGAATTTCCGCGATCGCAACTGTACCAAATTCGTAGTTTACTAGAACGGGGTAAACAGACAGCGATACTTAACTATCGTTATTTTCGACTGCGACTAACTAACAAAAACGCTCAAAATTTATTGAAAACTCAATTTGAAGATGCATGGTGCAAACCAAAGCAGCAAAATAACAACGGAAATCTTGCACCTTGGATGTCTTTAAAAGAGGACAAAGAAGGATCTCAAGAAAAAGTCACTTATGAAACTATTTGGCTAGATTTAGTAGATTTATATCCTTTTATTAAAAAGTCACAGAACACTTCCAATCCATCAAAGACACAACAACAGACTTCGTCAACATGA
- a CDS encoding RAMP superfamily CRISPR-associated protein — MIFLQNLPQNQIRTIQLIAVIDTALCVGAGGSDGSLADKPIVRNAKGQLIIPASQLKGRLRHECEKLARGLGWQIFASPQAETLCPTQAQVNPAFQSNYQLPNYQGYHCFISKIFGNPILPSRIVVDDLICDIEREDLPEVLRPGVTINRRRRTAEEQKLYFLEISPANNQLEFIGEIHLLPECPSYAKPLILAALRHIHALGGSKSVGLGWLKWKGLKTLAKDDQTWKLLIPEVKL, encoded by the coding sequence ATGATTTTTTTGCAGAACTTACCTCAAAATCAAATTAGAACTATTCAACTCATCGCAGTCATTGATACTGCATTGTGTGTTGGTGCTGGCGGTTCTGATGGTTCCCTTGCAGACAAACCCATAGTCCGCAATGCTAAAGGACAATTGATTATTCCCGCTTCTCAATTAAAGGGTAGACTACGCCATGAATGCGAAAAGCTAGCAAGAGGATTAGGGTGGCAAATCTTTGCATCACCCCAAGCAGAAACACTTTGTCCAACACAAGCACAAGTTAATCCTGCATTTCAGTCTAATTACCAACTACCTAATTATCAAGGCTATCACTGTTTTATTTCCAAAATCTTCGGTAATCCTATACTTCCATCGCGAATTGTGGTTGATGATCTTATTTGTGACATCGAACGAGAAGACTTACCAGAGGTGTTGCGTCCTGGTGTCACCATCAACCGTCGCCGTCGTACCGCAGAAGAACAAAAACTCTACTTTTTAGAAATTTCCCCAGCGAATAATCAACTGGAATTTATAGGGGAAATTCATTTACTTCCAGAATGTCCATCATACGCCAAGCCTTTGATATTAGCTGCTTTGCGCCATATCCACGCATTGGGTGGTAGTAAATCTGTTGGATTGGGTTGGTTGAAGTGGAAGGGACTCAAAACACTAGCCAAAGATGATCAAACCTGGAAATTGTTAATACCAGAGGTAAAGCTATGA
- a CDS encoding IS630 family transposase → MQLIAQYSAIILPQYENIRYFVQDESRFGLKTIEGRKITLPGVKPIGDWQWQFKAFWLYGAVEPLTGESLFWQFSHVDTECYQQFLNEFAACYPKSLNILQVDNGLFHKAKRLQIPENIVLLFQPAHSPELNPIERVWEYLKQDLKWELFDHLEHLQTKVAQLLALLTPQIAASLTGYDFILNALSVANIF, encoded by the coding sequence TTGCAATTAATTGCTCAATACAGTGCCATTATCTTGCCCCAGTACGAAAATATTCGTTATTTTGTACAAGATGAGAGTCGATTTGGACTCAAAACCATTGAAGGACGTAAAATTACTCTTCCCGGAGTTAAGCCTATTGGTGATTGGCAGTGGCAATTTAAAGCGTTCTGGCTATATGGAGCAGTTGAACCACTTACTGGGGAAAGTTTATTTTGGCAGTTTTCTCATGTTGATACCGAATGCTACCAACAATTTTTGAACGAGTTCGCTGCCTGTTATCCCAAATCACTTAACATTCTCCAAGTTGATAACGGCTTATTTCATAAAGCTAAACGTTTACAAATTCCAGAGAATATTGTTCTTTTGTTCCAGCCTGCTCATTCTCCTGAACTGAATCCCATAGAGCGCGTTTGGGAATATCTCAAGCAAGACTTGAAATGGGAGCTATTTGATCACCTGGAGCATCTGCAAACCAAGGTTGCTCAACTCCTAGCTCTCCTCACTCCTCAAATTGCTGCTTCTTTGACTGGTTATGACTTCATCCTCAATGCCTTATCTGTCGCAAACATTTTTTGA
- a CDS encoding helix-turn-helix domain-containing protein produces the protein MVGVTQIEIVDSVEELEKLLRHQKQSRSKERIQALYLIKGQEMSVSEIAKILGKHRATVHRWLADYREGGIEAVVEFGTSSGRKRAIPDWAVSSLKKQLEQPEGGFQRYTQIQHWLEKTLGVQAEYATVHHLARYRLKAKLKVPRPRNRKQDEEKLESFKKNSVMTCN, from the coding sequence ATGGTAGGGGTAACACAGATCGAGATAGTTGATAGTGTCGAGGAACTAGAGAAGTTGCTCAGACATCAAAAACAGTCTCGGAGCAAAGAACGTATACAAGCCCTATATCTGATTAAAGGGCAAGAAATGAGTGTAAGTGAGATTGCTAAAATCTTGGGAAAACATCGAGCTACAGTACATCGATGGTTGGCAGATTATCGAGAAGGAGGAATTGAGGCGGTTGTTGAATTTGGAACGAGTTCAGGTCGAAAAAGAGCAATACCAGATTGGGCTGTATCGAGTTTGAAAAAACAACTCGAACAACCAGAAGGTGGGTTTCAACGGTACACACAAATACAACATTGGTTAGAAAAAACCTTGGGTGTGCAAGCTGAGTACGCAACTGTACATCATCTGGCACGTTACAGGCTCAAAGCCAAGCTGAAAGTCCCACGTCCGCGTAACCGAAAACAGGACGAAGAAAAACTAGAGTCTTTTAAAAAAAACTCGGTGATGACTTGCAATTAA